The region TCGATCCTGAGTCGTTGAAGCTGGTGGACTTTTACTACAAGAAGTTTGTGCACTCCGGCGCGAACCTCTCCGATGACGACAAGGCAAAGCTCAAAAAGCTGAACGAAGAAGAGTCGACGCTCTCGAATGCCTTTATCACCAAGCTGCTGGCGGCTACTAAGGATGCAGCTTATGTGACGACGGACAAGGCTGCGCTGGCGGGGATGAGTGATGCGCAGATTGCGGGAGTGGCCGAAGCTGCGAAGGAGCGCAAGAAGGAAGGCTGGGTGCTTCCGCTGCAGAACACGACGCAGCAACCGGACATGGTCTCGTTGAGCAATCGCGATACACGTAAGGCGCTGTTCGAGGACTCGTGGACACGCGCCGAACGGGGCAACGCAGACGACACGCGCGCAACCATCGCCCGATTAGCACAGGTGCGTGCCGAGAAGGCGAAGCTGCTGGGTTACCCCAACTTTGCAGCGTGGACTCTGGAAAACCAGATGGCCAAAACGCCCGAGGCAGCGCTGAAGTTTATGGATGACCTTGTTCCAGCGGCATCGGCGAAGGCTGCGGCTGAAGCGAAGGATATTCAGGCGGTCATCGACGCGCAGAAGGGCGGCTTTACGCTGGAGCCGTGGGACTGGGAGTTCTATTCGGAGCAGGTGCGCAAGGCCAAATATGATCTCGATGAAGCGCAGGTCAAGCCGTACTTCGAGCTGAACAATGTGCTGCAGAATGGCGTGTTCTATGCCGCGAATCAGCTCTATGGTCTGACGTTCAAGGAGCGCAAGGACATTCCGGTCTACAACCCGGACGTGCGCGTCTTCGAGGTCTTCGATGCGAACGGAAAACCGCTGGCGTTGTTCTACTGCGACTACTTCAAGCGCGACAACAAGAACGGCGGCGCGTGGATGGATGTCTTCATGGGGCAGTCGAAGCTGCTGGGCACGCTGCCGGTGGTCTATAACGTCGCCAACTTCTCCAAGCCCGCACCGGGCGAGCCTGCGCTGCTCAGCTTTACCGATGTGACGACGATGTTCCACGAGTTCGGCCACGCACTGCATGGGATGTTTGCCGATACCGAGTATCCGAGCCTCTCGGGAACCTCGGTGGCACGTGACTTCGTGGAGTTCCCCTCGCAGTTCAATGAGCACTGGGCAAGCTATCCGTCGGTCTTCAAGCACTATGCCAAAAACTACAAGACGGGCGAGCCCATGCCGGACGAACTGGCTGCAAAGATCAAGAAGGCAGCGACGTTCAATCAGGGATATCAGTTGACGGAACTGCTGGCCGCGGCCGAACTCGACATGCAATGGCACACGCTGCCTGCCGATGCTCCTTTACAGGATCCCGATGTATTTGAAAAAGAGGCGCTCAAGAAAACTCATCTCGACATCAGCTATGTGCCTCCGCGTTATCGCTCCAGCTACTTCATGCATATCTGGGGCAACGGTTATGCGGCTGGCTACTATGCGTATCTTTGGACCGAGATGCTGGACGATGATGCGTACCAGTGGTTCGAGGATAACGGCGGCCTGACCCGTGCCAACGGCGACCGCTTCCGCCGCATGATTCTTTCGCGCGGTAATACTGAGGATCTTGCAAAGATGTATGCAACGTGGCTGGGCAAGCAGCCGAATGTCGAGCCGATGTTGAAAGATCGAGGGCTGGAGCCTTCGGGCAAATAACGCTGGAGAGATGCGAAAACTGTCAGCCTTTTTTATTCTGCTGGGCTGACAGCTTCTCCATGACTTTGCGGTAGCGCTCCGGCGGGGCAGGGAGCTGCGAGTCGCGCAGCGCGGCACGATAACCGCCCATGTAGATGGAGTACATGACGGCCAGCGCGCAGCCGACTCCGAAGGCGAAGCCCAGAAAAAAACCGATTGAGGCTGTCCAGGAAAAGGGCATGATTTGAAGTCTATCGCGTATCGGTTTGCCCATGGTGCGATGGATGCTATACCTTTTTTCGATAGGGAATATGGAGGTTTTTGCGTGGCATCGTCTGCTGAACATACGAATCTGGATTCGAGCTTAAGAGAAAACCGGGTATTTGCGCCGCCTGCGGAGTTTGCGGCCAAGGCCCATGTAAAGAGTCTGGAGCAGTATGAAGCGATGTATCGTCGCAGTGTCGAGCAGCCGGAGAAGTTTTGGGCAGAGGCCGCGTCGGAGCTGGAGTGGTTTGCTCCGTGGAACAAGGTTCTCGACGGCGAAGGCAAAGATACGAAGTGGTTTGTCGGCGGCAAGCTGAATCTTTCGCACAACTGCGTCGACCGTCACGCAAAGGGCGCGCGCAAGGACAAGATTGCTCTCCTGTGGGAGAGCGAGCCCGGC is a window of Edaphobacter dinghuensis DNA encoding:
- the dcp gene encoding peptidyl-dipeptidase Dcp, which codes for MCLLTASTIALSSAVAPAFAAGAEFGPSNPFYAASTLPFQAPPFDKIKDSDYQPAIEAGMAQQLVEMKVIADNPAAPTFENTLVAMEKSGQLFDRVMMVFNGVTGANMDPELQKVQDIEAPKLAAHDDAIYLDSKLFHRVETIYKERESLKLDPESLKLVDFYYKKFVHSGANLSDDDKAKLKKLNEEESTLSNAFITKLLAATKDAAYVTTDKAALAGMSDAQIAGVAEAAKERKKEGWVLPLQNTTQQPDMVSLSNRDTRKALFEDSWTRAERGNADDTRATIARLAQVRAEKAKLLGYPNFAAWTLENQMAKTPEAALKFMDDLVPAASAKAAAEAKDIQAVIDAQKGGFTLEPWDWEFYSEQVRKAKYDLDEAQVKPYFELNNVLQNGVFYAANQLYGLTFKERKDIPVYNPDVRVFEVFDANGKPLALFYCDYFKRDNKNGGAWMDVFMGQSKLLGTLPVVYNVANFSKPAPGEPALLSFTDVTTMFHEFGHALHGMFADTEYPSLSGTSVARDFVEFPSQFNEHWASYPSVFKHYAKNYKTGEPMPDELAAKIKKAATFNQGYQLTELLAAAELDMQWHTLPADAPLQDPDVFEKEALKKTHLDISYVPPRYRSSYFMHIWGNGYAAGYYAYLWTEMLDDDAYQWFEDNGGLTRANGDRFRRMILSRGNTEDLAKMYATWLGKQPNVEPMLKDRGLEPSGK